One genomic segment of Besnoitia besnoiti strain Bb-Ger1 chromosome VII, whole genome shotgun sequence includes these proteins:
- a CDS encoding hypothetical protein (encoded by transcript BESB_080570) has translation MAGCLPSFRKKRKPEPPPAEDKADKEGEGEKKEDQDGGENADADTKPENEEKKSEEEPEPSAAVTKQESKSDEAGEKESGSKESDESKSESSEDEEKSGEDGDESSSRPETPEKQPSKAASSRSATSVSHRSSVSHESKPSGNSDISSESSPSRRSSASSVVELAASAHAVEEKPIASPPQPNPLEEQVRVLTQERDEAVRLHAQATAELEESRRENETLRKEIEEEKEKVKSLESELSSATAALASQSTRPDHGGAEDANVDSGAAKASEDAGAETKAAPPASPLCVSRLSSKASSASPPPETEPAEAVARTFSSDPLAVAALPAASVATEEELKKVTAERDSLAKQLEEAAVFYNSHIQRVTDIYNRVVARAHAAEKKKNKYAEKLAELMTARALGAEVRAGETQPEPVPARVETGEVEALRVQKQELEDRVGALVDRCHLLQQELANAQRLASPPLSKPLSRRSTIQPARQISKQASLIPSSRIESDSVGQSLEPSDRVFSSNFGDAKFLTERVEREQERAERQGPRESVFEYPKLLFEDEPPAEAEQAHVSTQITPSLPARKASEHAIRSLEPSDRGLSSGYGNAKFLTERMEREQERAEKRGPRESMMEYPRLLFSPEDESGGNSPPAEQAQPSRQTTLVPASRKSSELFMRPLDPADRGLSSGCSNASFLMERSEREQERAERQGLRDSVVEYPKFMFHEEGEPESGTQAGGPAARRGTSRVTFSVLSGSGGQPSPKQSIVSLPTNMFGDADANQNSQSPGMRPVSDEGQKRAVDLSALDGTLSDKGIESFLSQEDNDDDNSILSSFSRDIGAGSPQKKGRAFPSGEAPVLVTAQCCGKQVKKTDLRLLEKCGCSVCRHCLKQASITAKEDIRNFMGSDPMSGGPQWKIHCPKCSRPQIVSSTKTRAFSFAHDLK, from the exons ATGGCAGG ATGCCTTCCATCGTTccggaagaagcggaagccg GAACCTCCTCCCGCCGAGGATAAGGCGGACAAGGAAGgtgaaggagagaagaaggaagatcAAGATGGAGGAGAGAATGCCGACGCAGACACCAAGCCGGAGAatgaggagaagaaaagtgAGGAGGAGCCCGAACCCAGCGCGGCCGTAACGAAGCAGGAGAGCAAGTCTGATGAGGCAGGGGAGAAGGAGTCAGGTTCCAAAGAAAGTGATGAATCCAAGTCTGAGTCttcagaagacgaggaaaagTCCGGTGAGGACGGGGATGAAAGCTCGTCACGTCCGGAGACGCCTGAGAAGCAACCATCCAaagcggcctcgtcgcgctcaGCGACTTCTGTGTCGCATCGCTCTTCTGTGTCTCACGAATCGAAGCCTTCTGGAAACTCTGACATCTCATCCGAGTCCTCGCCAAGTCGCCGGTCATCCGCGTCTTCCGTCGTTGAGttggcggcgtcggcgcacgCAGTCGAGGAAAAGCCCATCGCAAGCCCTCCGCAACCAAACCCTTTGGAAGAACAAGTCAGGGTGCTGAcacaggagagagacgaagctgTCAGACTGCACGCGCAAGCGACTGCAGAGCTGGAGGAAAGCCGGCGCGAAAATGAGACTCTGCGGAAGGAGATtgaggaagaaaaggaaaaggTGAAGTCTCTCGAATCTGAGCTTTCGTCCGCAACAGCGGCTCTTGCGTCTCAGTCGACAAGACCCGACCATGGTGGAGCCGAAGACGCCAACGTGGACTCAGGGGCCGCGAAAgccagcgaggacgcagggGCAGAAACGAAGGCTGCTCCCCCTGCATCTCCTCTGTGTGTGTCGCGTCTTTCTTCCAAAGCCTCAAGCGCCAGTCCTCCTCCAGAGACCGAGCCCGCAGAGGCTGTCGCGCGGACCTTCTCCTCGGACcccctcgcggtcgcggcgctcccgGCTGCCTCGGTGGCGACAGAGGAAGAGCTGAAAAAGGTCACGGCCGAGAGGGATTCGCTGGCAAAACAG ctggaggaggccgccgTTTTCTACAACTCTCACATTCAGCGCGTGACAGATATCTACAACCGCGTCGTCGCAAGA GCGcatgctgcagagaaaaagaagaacaAATATGCAGAGAAGCTTGCAGAGCTGATG ACGGCAcgcgcgctgggcgccgaGGTACGCGCTGGGGAGACGCAGCCAGAGCCGGTGCCCGCGCGGGTCGAGACCGGCGAAGTCGAAGCCCTCCGCGTTCAG AAGCAAGAACTGGAAGACCGTGTTGGCGCACTCGTCGACAGGTGTCACTTGCTTCAGCAGGAGCTCGCGAACGCGCAGCGACTCGC ATCTCCTCCCCTATCGAAGCCCCTGAGTCGGCGGAGCACGATCCAGCCTGCTCGGCAGATCTCGAAGCAGGCTTCGTTGATTCCTTCTTCTCGTATAGAATCCGATTCCGTGGGGCAATCTCTCGAGCCGTCAGATCGGGTATTTTCGAGTAATTTCGGCGATGCGAAGTTTCTAACGGAGAGAGTGGAACGGGAACAAGAGCGCGCGGAACGGCAGGGTCCGCGAGAGAGCGTTTTCGAGTACCCGAAGTTGTTGTTCGAAGACGAACCCCCCGCGGAAGCGGAGCAGGCACACGTTTCGACACAGATAACGCCGAGTTTGCCAGCTCGAAAAGCATCGGAACACGCGATTCGATCTCTGGAGCCGTCAGACCGAGGGCTCTCCAGTGGATATGGTAATGCAAAGTTCCTCACCGAAAGAATGGAGAGAGAACAGGAGCGTGCAGAAAAGCGGGGGCCGCGGGAGAGCATGATGGAGTACCCCAGGCTGCTGTTCTCTCCTGAAGATGAGTCTGGTGGAAACTCACCGCCGGCGGAGCAGGCGCAACCTTCCAGGCAGACCACACTTGTGCCTGCGTCACGCAAGAGCTCAGAGCTTTTTATGCGGCCTCTGGATCCGGCGGACCGAGGGCTGTCTAGTGGCTGCAGCAACGCGTCGTTTCTGATGGAGCGATCGGAGCGCGAACAggagcgcgcagagaggcagggcCTACGTGACAGCGTAGTGGAATACCCCAAGTTCATGTTCCACGAAGAGGGAGAACCCGAGAGTGGGACGCAAGCAGGCGGCCCTGCTGCTCGACGCGGAACTTCCCGAGTCACGTTTTCTGTTTTGTCTGGAAGCGGGGGACAGCCCAGCCCTAAGCAGAGCATTGTCTCGTTGCCGACAAACATGTTCggggacgcagacgcgaatcAGAATAGTCAATCTCCCGGTATGCGTCCTGTTTCTGACGAAGGCCAGAAGCGAGCGGTTGATCTGAGCGCGCTGGACGGGACACTAAGCGACAAAGGCATTGAAAGCTTCTTAAGCCAGGAAGACAATGACGATGACAACAGCATCCTCAGCAGCTTCTCCCGCGACATAGGGGCAGGTTCCCCACAGAAAAAAG GCCGAGCGTTTCccagcggcgaagcgcccgtTTTAGTAACGGCGCAGTGCTGCGGAAAGCAAGTGAAGAAAACGGATCTACGGTTGCTGGAGAAATGCGGATGTAGTGTGTGCCGGCATTGCCTGAAGCAGGCATCGATTACGGCGAAAGAAGATATTCGAAATTTTATGGGCAGCGATCCAATGAGCGGCGGCCCGCAATGGAAGATTCATTGCCCTAAGTGTTCGCGGCCGCAGATCGTTTCATCCACGAAAACTCGAGCTTTCAGTTTCGCTCATGACTTGAAGTAA
- a CDS encoding alba 1 (encoded by transcript BESB_080580), with protein sequence MDKYRKVPKDKEPIGSNEIRITSAGKVMNYVAYAARLMTEQNMRKITIKATGNAIARAVTLTEVLKRRFKGLHQITKCGSTTITDIYEPTEEGLDKVKEDRVVSFLEITLSSDPLDQQDPGYQAPIDESLVKEMKPEEITKTGGFRERGGYRGGYRGGYGRGGYGRGGYRGAGDYRGGYGRGGFRGGRGGYRGGRGGDYEGDYRNGDYGAEYGNNGDFNDYSGGYRGRGRGRGFRGGPVGSYRGGRGRPE encoded by the exons ATGGACAAGTACAGAAAGGTCCCCAAGGATAAAGAGCCAATTGGCTCGAACGAGATCCGTATCACGTCGGCGGGGAAAGTGATGAACTACGTCGCGTACGCAGCACGGCTGATGACGGAGCAAAACATGCGGAAGATCACCATCAAGGCGACAGGCAATGCCATCGCACGCGCCGTTACCTTGACAGAAGTATTGAAACGCCGCTTTAAGGGCCTTCACCAAATCACAAAGTGTGGCAGCACCACCATCACGGACATTTATGAGCCAACTGAGGAGGGACTGGACAAGGTCAAGGAAGAccgcgtcgtctctttcCTCGAAATCACTCTTTCATCGGATCCTCTGGATCAGCAAGATCCCGGATATCAGGCCCCCATTGATGAGAGCCTTGTGAAGGAAATGAAGCCCGAGGAAATCACAAAGACGGGAG GcttccgcgagcgcggcggctaCCGAGGAGGTTACCGGGGCGGTTATGGCCGAGGAGGCtacggccgcggcggctacagaggcgccggcgattATCGGGGCGGATACGGCAGGGGCGGCTTCCGCGGAGGTCGCGGCGGCtaccgcggaggccgcggaggagactaCGAGGGGGACTACAGGAATGGGGACTACGGTGCTGAGTACGGCAACAACGGCGACTTCAACGACTACAGCGGCGGCTACAGGGGCAGAGGGCG AGGACGCGGCTTCAGGGGTGGGCCCGTGGGCAGCTACCGCGGTGGTCGCGGCCGGCCAGAGTGA